The Synechococcus sp. MU1617 genome window below encodes:
- the cbiE gene encoding precorrin-6y C5,15-methyltransferase (decarboxylating) subunit CbiE: MIDVIGTDAGAPSSLPVPQQTLLQAAEVIAAPQRLQAALQAWLGDARPELIRSDDPRALADALQSRPSDQPVVVLASGDPLWFGLGRILCDRIGVKRLRFHPAPTSLQLAFARIGRPWQDADWVSLHGRNPEILASALQKRPAALAVLTDPNQGGASSVQRMLRSSGLETSTDLWLCENLGHADERVQLITPGTALPADLHPLLIALLIAREPVAQDPHQLPLFGLDDGLYLQHSDHPGLMTKREVRIQLLAELALPKQGVLWDLGAGTGSVGLEALRLRPELQLLAVERRAGGAQLIQRNAQRLGVNPAAVLETDATAVLNGGLPSHLSQPDRVLLGGGGAQRERLLQDVLARLRSGGVVVIPLASIEALANVRPLLENAGLAVRVQQLQAWRGQPLGDGTRLAPMNPTLIVTGTKPA; this comes from the coding sequence ATGATCGATGTGATCGGCACCGACGCCGGGGCTCCCTCCTCGTTGCCCGTTCCGCAGCAGACGTTGCTGCAGGCTGCGGAGGTGATTGCTGCGCCGCAGCGGTTGCAAGCTGCTCTGCAGGCCTGGCTGGGGGACGCACGCCCAGAACTCATCAGAAGCGATGACCCGCGGGCTCTGGCGGACGCTCTGCAATCACGGCCTTCGGATCAGCCTGTGGTGGTGCTCGCCAGCGGCGACCCGCTCTGGTTCGGCCTGGGTCGCATTCTCTGCGATCGCATCGGTGTAAAGCGGCTGCGGTTTCATCCCGCCCCCACATCGCTGCAGTTGGCCTTCGCCCGCATCGGTCGCCCCTGGCAGGACGCCGACTGGGTGAGCCTGCACGGACGGAACCCCGAAATACTTGCCAGCGCCTTGCAGAAACGACCGGCGGCCCTGGCGGTGCTCACGGACCCAAACCAGGGGGGCGCCAGCAGCGTGCAGCGGATGTTGCGCAGCAGTGGCCTGGAGACCAGCACGGATCTGTGGCTCTGTGAAAACCTCGGGCATGCCGATGAGCGGGTTCAGCTGATCACCCCCGGCACCGCATTACCAGCAGATCTGCATCCGCTGCTGATTGCGCTACTGATCGCCCGAGAACCTGTCGCACAAGATCCCCATCAGCTGCCGTTGTTCGGGCTCGATGACGGGCTCTACCTGCAGCACAGCGACCACCCCGGACTGATGACCAAGCGGGAGGTGCGCATCCAACTACTGGCCGAACTCGCCCTGCCAAAGCAGGGCGTGCTCTGGGATCTGGGGGCCGGCACCGGTAGCGTCGGCCTTGAAGCCCTGCGCCTGCGCCCTGAGCTGCAACTGCTGGCAGTGGAACGCCGCGCCGGCGGCGCGCAACTGATCCAGCGCAATGCGCAACGGCTCGGGGTTAACCCCGCAGCGGTGCTGGAAACCGACGCCACCGCGGTACTGAACGGCGGGCTCCCCAGCCATCTCAGCCAGCCCGATCGGGTTTTGCTTGGAGGCGGTGGCGCCCAACGCGAACGCTTGCTGCAAGACGTTCTGGCACGGCTGCGGTCTGGTGGCGTTGTGGTGATCCCCCTGGCGAGCATTGAGGCATTGGCCAACGTTCGACCACTGCTCGAAAATGCCGGATTGGCGGTGCGCGTACAGCAACTGCAAGCCTGGCGTGGACAACCGCTGGGGGATGGCACGCGCCTGGCTCCGATGAACCCCACGTTGATCGTGACGGGAACGAAGCCGGCTTAA
- a CDS encoding DUF192 domain-containing protein, whose translation MDALPPEPPPQWLSVAARWCVDQQRCIDLEVARTPEQQRLGLMQRPALSPLRGMWFPFSTPQPQRFWMFNTLAPLDMIFVRDGRVLDLVRAVPTCAALPCRSYAADADGNGRADFVDAVIEIGAGEAERLGIAIGDPVRIAPLTPSE comes from the coding sequence ATGGATGCTCTACCCCCTGAGCCGCCTCCGCAGTGGCTCTCGGTTGCTGCCCGCTGGTGCGTGGACCAGCAGCGTTGCATTGATCTCGAGGTAGCCCGCACTCCGGAGCAGCAGCGGCTGGGGTTGATGCAGCGGCCGGCCCTGTCGCCCTTGCGCGGGATGTGGTTTCCCTTCTCCACCCCGCAGCCGCAGCGCTTCTGGATGTTCAACACCCTCGCTCCTTTGGACATGATCTTTGTGCGCGATGGGCGGGTGCTCGATTTGGTGCGTGCCGTTCCAACCTGCGCTGCGCTGCCCTGTCGCTCCTACGCCGCCGATGCGGATGGCAATGGACGGGCTGATTTCGTTGATGCAGTGATTGAAATCGGTGCCGGGGAGGCGGAGCGGCTTGGGATTGCCATCGGCGATCCGGTTCGAATTGCTCCGCTCACGCCTTCGGAGTGA
- a CDS encoding response regulator transcription factor, translated as MNADPLLLLAGPAAVSLAPRLAASGYATLDWLSAGPSAHAPEPGESPVAAVLAADQAVLIQDLRSRFGGMPILLDLERDSVEARAACLGTGADDFWLSEIGPSDLLLRLRLHRTIQQRSGQRPALLQLDDLSVDPTTRTVQRGERVVALTAREFMLLQVLLRRRGQVLSRELLLQEVWQGESSSSNVVEVYVRYLRQKLEAGGERRLLHTVRGRGYCLGQLMPEV; from the coding sequence ATGAACGCTGATCCCCTGTTGCTGCTGGCAGGTCCTGCGGCTGTGTCCCTGGCGCCCCGACTAGCCGCATCGGGCTACGCCACCCTCGATTGGCTTAGTGCAGGTCCCTCGGCCCATGCCCCTGAACCGGGTGAATCGCCTGTGGCTGCTGTGCTGGCGGCCGATCAGGCCGTATTGATTCAAGACCTGCGCAGCCGTTTCGGAGGTATGCCGATCCTGTTGGACCTGGAACGGGACAGCGTTGAGGCCCGCGCCGCCTGCCTGGGAACCGGCGCCGACGATTTCTGGCTTTCGGAGATCGGGCCCAGCGACCTGTTGTTGCGTTTGCGCTTGCACCGCACGATTCAACAGCGGTCAGGTCAGCGACCGGCGCTGCTTCAGCTCGACGATCTCAGCGTCGATCCCACCACCCGAACGGTGCAGCGGGGAGAACGTGTTGTGGCTTTAACAGCCCGGGAATTCATGCTGTTGCAGGTGTTGTTGCGAAGGCGGGGCCAGGTGTTGAGCCGCGAGCTTTTGCTTCAGGAGGTGTGGCAGGGGGAGAGCTCCAGCAGCAATGTTGTTGAGGTGTATGTGCGCTACTTGCGTCAGAAGCTGGAGGCCGGTGGTGAGCGCCGTTTGCTCCACACCGTGCGCGGCCGGGGGTACTGCCTCGGCCAGTTGATGCCGGAGGTTTGA
- a CDS encoding NAD(+) kinase, which produces MPRIGLIVNDGKPLAVQTADTIQQRLEAAGHAVERASSSGGMVGFANPDQHLRLRGYSACVPKGFDQSMVLAIVLGGDGTVLSAARQTAPVGIPILTINTGHLGFLAEAYLDDLDRALDVVLTQQWTIEERCNLVVSVMRGDQRRWEALSLNEMALHREPLTSMCHFEIAIGRHAPVDIAADGVILSTPTGSTAYALSSGGPVITPDCPVLQLTPIAPHSLASRALVFSDREPVTVFPATPERLMMVVDGSAGCYVWPEDRVLIRRSDHPVRFVRLADHEFFQVLRNKLGWGLPHIAKPERE; this is translated from the coding sequence GTGCCCCGCATTGGACTGATCGTCAATGACGGCAAGCCGCTCGCGGTTCAGACCGCGGACACGATTCAGCAGCGTCTGGAGGCAGCCGGCCATGCCGTGGAGCGGGCCAGCAGCTCCGGGGGCATGGTGGGCTTTGCCAACCCCGATCAGCACCTGCGGCTTCGGGGCTACAGCGCCTGTGTGCCAAAGGGTTTCGACCAATCGATGGTGTTGGCCATCGTGTTGGGGGGGGATGGCACGGTGCTTTCTGCAGCGCGTCAGACCGCCCCTGTTGGGATTCCGATTCTCACGATCAACACCGGCCATCTGGGGTTTTTGGCCGAGGCCTATCTCGATGATCTGGACCGGGCCCTCGATGTGGTGCTCACGCAGCAATGGACGATCGAGGAACGTTGCAACCTCGTGGTGAGTGTGATGCGGGGCGATCAGCGCCGCTGGGAGGCTTTGTCCCTCAACGAAATGGCACTGCACCGTGAGCCGCTCACCAGCATGTGTCACTTCGAGATCGCCATCGGCCGCCATGCCCCGGTGGACATCGCTGCCGATGGTGTGATCCTCTCCACGCCGACGGGATCAACGGCCTATGCCCTCAGCTCCGGTGGGCCAGTGATCACGCCGGATTGTCCGGTGCTGCAACTCACCCCGATCGCACCCCATTCCTTGGCCTCCCGCGCCTTGGTGTTCAGTGACCGTGAGCCTGTCACGGTGTTTCCCGCCACTCCAGAGCGCCTGATGATGGTGGTGGACGGCAGTGCTGGTTGCTATGTCTGGCCGGAAGATCGGGTGCTAATCCGTCGCAGCGATCACCCCGTGCGGTTTGTTCGTCTCGCTGACCATGAGTTCTTCCAGGTGCTTCGCAACAAGCTCGGATGGGGTCTGCCCCACATCGCCAAGCCCGAGCGGGAATGA
- a CDS encoding formylglycine-generating enzyme family protein, protein MVSSSTSNCRDGMIAIPAGDYQVGSDRFYPEEAPVRQISIDSFEIDLAPVTNAEFQQFVDATGYQTVSECPPDPTLYPDLPPEEQIPESVVFLPPPPTVDRSEPLSWWGLIAGADWRHPQGPDTSLEGLMQHPVVHVAFEDALAYADWAGKRLPTADEWEVAARGGLVDQDYAWGSEKTPDGRWLANVWQGPFPWDNKETDGWFWTSPVGSFPANGYGLVDVCGNVWEWTSTPYAVPEGEQERRVIKGGSFLCADNYCHRFRPSALMGQTLDTATCHMGFRCAADC, encoded by the coding sequence ATGGTGTCGAGCTCGACGTCGAATTGCCGGGATGGAATGATTGCCATCCCGGCTGGGGACTATCAAGTTGGCTCCGATCGCTTCTATCCCGAGGAAGCGCCAGTGCGTCAGATTTCGATTGACTCATTCGAGATTGATCTGGCGCCAGTCACCAACGCTGAGTTTCAACAATTTGTGGACGCCACCGGCTATCAAACAGTTTCGGAATGTCCTCCTGATCCAACGCTGTACCCGGATCTTCCACCTGAAGAGCAGATTCCCGAGTCTGTTGTTTTCCTGCCTCCTCCGCCAACGGTGGATCGCAGTGAACCTCTTTCCTGGTGGGGCTTAATCGCTGGTGCCGACTGGCGCCATCCGCAGGGGCCTGACACCAGCCTCGAAGGATTGATGCAGCATCCCGTTGTTCATGTCGCCTTCGAGGATGCCCTTGCTTATGCCGATTGGGCCGGGAAACGGTTGCCCACGGCCGATGAGTGGGAGGTTGCGGCCCGGGGAGGCCTGGTTGATCAGGACTACGCCTGGGGGTCTGAAAAGACGCCTGATGGTCGTTGGCTGGCCAATGTCTGGCAGGGCCCGTTCCCTTGGGACAACAAAGAGACGGATGGTTGGTTCTGGACATCACCCGTCGGTAGCTTTCCTGCCAACGGCTACGGACTCGTTGACGTTTGTGGGAACGTCTGGGAATGGACGTCGACGCCCTACGCGGTTCCTGAAGGTGAGCAAGAACGAAGGGTGATTAAGGGCGGCTCGTTCCTTTGCGCCGACAACTACTGCCACCGGTTCCGACCGTCTGCCCTGATGGGCCAAACGCTGGATACGGCGACCTGTCACATGGGTTTTCGCTGCGCTGCAGATTGTTAG
- a CDS encoding arylsulfatase produces MKLRQIALGGGVLVLAACSTQLGLQNKANSAQFDRTQLPIAEPRPEKVTKVLPSEVPLPPQWEVTAPADAPNVVIILLDDVGYAAPSAFGGVVNMPTAEKLAENGLRYNKFHTTALCAPTRAALKSGRNHHKVNTGSIPEVATGYAGNSTVVPDYAVPVAEILRLNGYNTAAFGKWHETPGRETTAAGPQTRWPTRQGFEKFYGFVGAEDNMWEPTIHDGVTVVDAPKKDRYHFTEDMTDQAIGWMRQQKAIKPDKPFFIYYSSAGAHSPHHVGKEWIAKYKGKFDEGWDVLRERNLQNQIKAGIVPEGTQMAKAPDSIPKWDSLTPQQQKIYARQAEVFAAFTEHSDYEAGRLIQAIEDLGELDNTLVIYITGDNGASVEGDRTGHWNWNHYLNGVGETPDEQEAKLDEWGGPTTYPMYHMAWAIAFNSPFALSKQVAGDFGGTRNGTVIHWPERIKKGGGVRTQFSHVNDVAPTILEAANLPMPKTINGIPQIPMQGTSLMYTFDNPDAKEKHNTQYFEIIGNRGIYHNGWMARATIMYPWMAPERMNTVAADDGWELYDTTKDFSLSNNLADQEPERLEAMKKKFMEEAIENQVLPLDDRLLERLVPSVAGRPTLLGDRTSIDLYPYAWNLVEDSILNVKNVSNSVTAFVDVKGGEEDGVIFSQGGRFGGWSLYVENNRPSYTYNYMGELFTLTSNKPLPTGKSEIRFELDYDGGGTGKGADVRLKLNGEVVAEGRMEKTIASRFSIDEGADVGLDRGSAVTIKTIGPRRYSAYGGQIDKVTIQIYPKDTDTKQG; encoded by the coding sequence ATGAAACTCCGTCAGATTGCTTTGGGAGGCGGCGTCCTTGTTCTTGCTGCCTGCTCAACTCAACTCGGGCTTCAAAATAAGGCTAACAGCGCTCAGTTTGATCGCACGCAGCTGCCGATCGCTGAGCCACGGCCTGAAAAGGTTACCAAGGTACTGCCGTCAGAGGTGCCATTGCCTCCCCAATGGGAGGTGACGGCACCTGCCGATGCACCCAATGTGGTGATCATCCTGCTTGATGATGTGGGCTATGCAGCACCCTCCGCCTTTGGCGGTGTGGTGAACATGCCGACGGCTGAAAAACTTGCCGAGAACGGACTTCGCTACAACAAATTTCATACCACTGCACTTTGTGCGCCAACCCGGGCGGCCTTGAAATCTGGCCGTAATCATCACAAAGTCAATACAGGATCTATCCCTGAAGTTGCAACTGGATATGCCGGCAACTCAACTGTGGTGCCTGATTATGCGGTGCCAGTTGCAGAAATCCTGCGACTGAATGGATACAACACTGCCGCCTTCGGCAAGTGGCATGAGACTCCCGGCCGTGAGACCACGGCAGCCGGTCCTCAAACCCGTTGGCCAACGCGTCAGGGCTTTGAGAAGTTCTACGGCTTTGTCGGCGCTGAAGACAACATGTGGGAACCCACCATCCACGATGGTGTCACCGTTGTCGATGCACCGAAGAAAGATCGGTATCACTTCACCGAAGATATGACCGATCAGGCGATCGGTTGGATGCGGCAACAGAAGGCGATCAAGCCTGATAAGCCATTTTTCATCTATTACTCCTCGGCCGGTGCCCACTCCCCACACCATGTGGGCAAAGAATGGATTGCTAAATACAAGGGCAAGTTTGATGAAGGTTGGGATGTTCTTAGGGAACGCAATCTTCAGAACCAGATCAAGGCGGGCATCGTCCCCGAAGGGACTCAGATGGCCAAGGCGCCAGACAGTATTCCCAAATGGGACAGCCTTACTCCCCAGCAGCAGAAAATTTATGCGCGTCAGGCTGAGGTGTTTGCTGCTTTCACGGAGCATTCCGATTATGAAGCAGGCCGTTTGATTCAGGCGATTGAAGATCTAGGTGAGCTTGATAACACCTTGGTGATCTATATCACTGGTGACAACGGCGCCAGTGTTGAGGGGGATCGGACTGGTCATTGGAACTGGAACCACTATCTCAACGGTGTTGGAGAAACGCCGGATGAACAGGAGGCCAAGCTCGATGAATGGGGCGGTCCAACCACCTATCCCATGTATCACATGGCTTGGGCAATCGCCTTCAATTCACCTTTTGCGCTTTCCAAGCAAGTCGCCGGTGATTTTGGAGGAACACGCAATGGCACAGTGATTCATTGGCCTGAGCGCATCAAGAAAGGTGGTGGTGTACGCACACAGTTCTCCCATGTGAATGATGTGGCTCCAACGATCCTTGAGGCAGCCAATCTACCGATGCCAAAGACAATTAATGGCATCCCGCAGATTCCCATGCAAGGAACCAGCCTGATGTATACCTTCGATAACCCGGATGCCAAAGAAAAGCACAACACGCAGTATTTCGAGATCATCGGCAACCGAGGTATTTATCACAACGGCTGGATGGCGCGGGCGACAATCATGTATCCCTGGATGGCGCCCGAAAGAATGAACACGGTTGCGGCAGATGATGGTTGGGAGCTGTACGACACCACCAAGGATTTCAGTCTTTCGAATAATCTCGCCGATCAGGAGCCTGAGCGCCTTGAGGCCATGAAGAAGAAGTTCATGGAAGAGGCGATTGAAAATCAGGTGTTGCCCCTTGATGATCGTCTTCTGGAGCGTCTCGTTCCTTCCGTTGCAGGTCGGCCGACGCTTCTAGGTGATCGGACATCCATTGATTTGTATCCCTATGCCTGGAACCTGGTTGAAGACTCGATTCTCAACGTGAAGAACGTGTCGAACAGTGTGACGGCATTTGTTGATGTGAAAGGTGGCGAAGAAGATGGTGTGATTTTCTCCCAGGGTGGTCGATTTGGAGGTTGGTCTCTTTACGTTGAAAACAACAGACCTTCCTACACGTACAACTACATGGGAGAGCTGTTCACGCTCACAAGCAACAAGCCACTACCAACTGGTAAGTCAGAAATCCGTTTCGAGCTCGACTACGACGGTGGTGGTACTGGAAAAGGAGCTGACGTTCGCTTGAAACTCAACGGCGAGGTGGTCGCAGAGGGCCGCATGGAGAAGACGATTGCATCGCGCTTCTCCATTGATGAAGGTGCTGACGTCGGTCTTGACCGTGGATCAGCGGTCACGATCAAGACCATCGGTCCTCGTCGTTACAGCGCCTATGGCGGTCAGATCGACAAGGTGACGATTCAGATCTATCCCAAAGACACTGACACCAAACAGGGCTGA
- a CDS encoding NAD(P)/FAD-dependent oxidoreductase, producing MSRTVDVVVIGGGFAGITAARDLKHRGFNVLLLEARDRLGGRTWYKEVNGFHVELGGTWIHWTQPFVWAEKERYGLEVQETPGCVAERVAIKVDGQVNDLQEDQLAEFLQGFELFFAEAKQVWERPYDQDHCWDAICAHDSQSVADRFAALDLTPLQRTSIGGFLEILSMNQPENASYVEMMRCWSLTGWNYEIFNDTAARYKFTNGTGELVDAIAEDGGFDVELNTSVASVQQSEAGVVVTTTNGDVVNAKRAVVTLPLNLLNSVSFDPPLSAAKQEASTLKHVGGGYKVFFEVQGDPGAVMTLSRSTDSPLIGSFTYKRGEQHSVLAGFSLESGALDKSVDEWQAVLEEFLPGVKLLSTFGHDWGGDALSQGSWCTYRPGTIARFANALPQQEGNLVFASGDHAQAWRGFIEGAIASGSSAALGIAKSLQG from the coding sequence ATGTCTCGCACTGTTGATGTTGTTGTGATCGGTGGCGGTTTCGCCGGGATTACCGCGGCCCGTGATCTCAAACACCGTGGCTTCAATGTGTTGCTGCTCGAGGCCCGTGATCGCTTGGGTGGTCGCACTTGGTACAAGGAGGTGAATGGTTTCCATGTGGAGCTGGGCGGAACCTGGATTCACTGGACCCAACCCTTTGTTTGGGCGGAAAAGGAGCGTTACGGCTTGGAGGTTCAGGAAACTCCCGGTTGTGTTGCCGAGCGGGTTGCCATCAAGGTTGATGGGCAGGTAAATGACCTGCAGGAAGACCAGCTCGCTGAATTTCTGCAGGGCTTTGAGCTGTTCTTTGCGGAGGCCAAGCAAGTTTGGGAGCGCCCTTACGACCAAGATCACTGTTGGGATGCGATCTGTGCCCATGATTCGCAGAGCGTTGCTGATCGCTTTGCCGCCTTGGATCTCACCCCTCTGCAACGCACATCGATTGGCGGATTCCTCGAGATCCTCTCGATGAACCAACCCGAAAACGCGTCTTATGTGGAGATGATGCGTTGTTGGTCGCTGACCGGTTGGAATTACGAGATCTTCAATGACACCGCGGCCCGCTACAAGTTCACCAATGGAACGGGTGAGCTGGTTGATGCCATCGCTGAGGATGGTGGTTTCGATGTTGAGCTGAATACGTCTGTTGCTTCTGTTCAGCAATCGGAGGCCGGGGTTGTGGTCACCACAACCAATGGCGACGTCGTTAATGCCAAGCGTGCGGTCGTCACGCTGCCGTTGAATCTCCTCAACAGCGTCAGCTTTGATCCGCCATTGTCTGCAGCGAAGCAGGAGGCCTCAACGCTGAAGCATGTTGGTGGTGGCTACAAGGTGTTTTTTGAGGTGCAGGGAGATCCCGGCGCGGTGATGACCCTGTCGCGTTCAACGGATTCCCCCCTGATCGGCAGTTTCACCTACAAGCGCGGCGAACAACACTCTGTTCTGGCTGGATTCAGCCTCGAATCCGGTGCTTTGGACAAGTCGGTTGATGAATGGCAAGCCGTTCTCGAAGAATTTCTTCCAGGCGTCAAGCTGCTGTCCACCTTTGGCCACGACTGGGGTGGCGATGCTTTGTCCCAGGGATCCTGGTGCACCTATCGGCCCGGCACGATCGCAAGGTTTGCCAATGCCCTGCCTCAACAGGAGGGCAATCTTGTGTTTGCCTCCGGAGACCATGCCCAGGCTTGGCGCGGCTTTATTGAGGGAGCGATCGCCAGCGGTTCCTCAGCAGCATTGGGCATTGCCAAGAGTCTTCAGGGATGA